The following proteins are encoded in a genomic region of Bradyrhizobium sp. SK17:
- a CDS encoding invasion associated locus B family protein, with amino-acid sequence MNFRILAAPVRPHGRVVALMAATALSAALLVPAAQAQQPAAPAAPKAAPKAAPKAAPKAPAPAAQAAPQAPAGQPPAAAAGQQPPQDQQIQLIYAPWTKFCLKGQEANAKQVCFTGKDGRIESGQPVIAAVIIEPEGEPKKILRVTLPLGMQLVHGTRIIVDGNPPQQAPYVICFQNGCMSDYEATPELIAAMKKGQNLVVQAINSNGAPLTLPLPLNTEFAKAYDGPPTDPKVFEENSKKLQEELQKRAEEQRKKLEGAGGGAAPAPANPAAK; translated from the coding sequence TGATGGCGGCGACGGCTCTGTCTGCAGCGCTCCTGGTTCCTGCCGCTCAGGCCCAGCAGCCGGCAGCGCCCGCGGCACCGAAGGCAGCGCCCAAGGCGGCACCCAAGGCAGCGCCGAAGGCGCCGGCCCCGGCAGCCCAGGCTGCTCCGCAGGCCCCGGCCGGTCAGCCACCTGCCGCTGCGGCCGGCCAGCAGCCGCCCCAGGATCAACAAATTCAACTCATCTACGCCCCCTGGACCAAGTTCTGCCTGAAGGGCCAGGAAGCCAACGCCAAGCAGGTCTGCTTCACCGGCAAGGACGGCCGCATCGAGTCCGGCCAGCCCGTGATTGCCGCCGTGATCATCGAGCCGGAAGGCGAGCCGAAGAAGATCCTGCGCGTCACGCTGCCGCTCGGCATGCAGCTCGTCCACGGCACCCGGATCATCGTCGACGGCAACCCGCCGCAGCAGGCGCCCTATGTGATCTGCTTCCAGAACGGCTGCATGTCCGACTATGAGGCCACCCCCGAGTTGATCGCCGCCATGAAGAAGGGCCAGAACCTCGTCGTTCAGGCAATCAATTCGAACGGCGCGCCGCTGACGCTGCCGCTGCCGCTCAACACCGAATTCGCCAAGGCCTATGACGGCCCGCCGACCGATCCGAAGGTGTTCGAGGAAAACTCGAAGAAGCTGCAGGAAGAGTTGCAGAAGCGCGCCGAAGAGCAGCGCAAGAAGCTGGAAGGCGCGGGCGGTGGTGCTGCGCCGGCTCCGGCCAACCCGGCGGCCAAGTAA
- a CDS encoding MFS transporter → MSQQVNTQPREPVFRPSAQPIGGSSVAAGGHVNQDNAPGAFHPGIVHLALAVGGFAIGIAEFATMSLLPYFAHDLNVSEPAAGHAISAYALGVVVGAPVIAVLSARMARRTLLIALMGFFALMNGLSGLAPDYHTMLVLRFLAGLPHGAYFGIAMLVAASLVPMDKRTAAVGRVLLGLTIATTIGVPLANGVGQAIGWRWAFAIVAGLALLTAILVLLFAPRDAANTNASPLRELSALGRKHVWLTLAIGAIGFGGLFSVYTYLASTMLAVTHASPALVPVTLCVFGAGLTAGNIIVPRFADRALMATAGGLLLWSAATLALYPLAAGNFWTLSADVFLIGLGGALATVLQTRLMDVAGEAQSLAAALNHSAFNVANALGPWLGGMAVAAGYGWTSTGLVGAGLALTGFAVWVIAVVLAKREGV, encoded by the coding sequence ATGTCCCAGCAAGTCAACACGCAGCCGCGGGAACCGGTTTTCCGGCCTTCGGCGCAGCCGATCGGCGGTTCCTCGGTTGCTGCTGGTGGCCACGTCAACCAGGACAATGCCCCCGGGGCGTTCCATCCGGGCATCGTCCATCTCGCGCTGGCGGTGGGCGGATTTGCGATCGGCATCGCCGAATTCGCGACCATGAGCCTGCTGCCGTACTTCGCCCACGATCTCAACGTCAGCGAACCCGCGGCCGGCCACGCGATCAGCGCCTATGCCCTCGGCGTCGTGGTGGGCGCGCCGGTGATTGCGGTGCTGTCGGCACGCATGGCGCGGCGGACGCTGCTGATCGCGCTGATGGGCTTCTTCGCGCTGATGAACGGTCTGTCCGGGCTCGCGCCCGACTATCACACCATGCTGGTGCTGCGCTTCCTCGCCGGCCTGCCGCATGGCGCCTATTTCGGCATCGCCATGCTGGTCGCGGCCTCGCTGGTGCCGATGGACAAGCGCACGGCGGCGGTCGGCCGCGTGCTGCTGGGCCTCACCATCGCGACGACGATCGGCGTGCCGCTCGCCAACGGCGTGGGGCAGGCGATCGGCTGGCGCTGGGCGTTCGCGATCGTCGCCGGCCTCGCGCTCCTGACCGCCATACTGGTGCTGCTGTTCGCTCCGCGTGATGCCGCCAACACCAACGCGAGCCCGTTGCGCGAATTGTCGGCGCTGGGGCGCAAGCATGTCTGGCTGACGCTGGCGATCGGCGCCATCGGCTTCGGCGGGCTGTTCTCGGTGTACACCTACCTGGCTTCGACCATGCTCGCTGTCACCCACGCCTCGCCCGCGCTGGTGCCGGTGACGCTGTGCGTGTTCGGGGCAGGCCTCACCGCCGGCAACATCATCGTGCCGCGCTTTGCCGACCGTGCGCTGATGGCGACCGCCGGCGGCCTGCTGCTGTGGTCGGCGGCGACGCTGGCGCTCTATCCGCTGGCGGCGGGGAATTTCTGGACCCTGAGCGCCGATGTGTTCCTGATCGGGCTGGGCGGCGCGCTTGCGACGGTGTTGCAGACCCGGCTGATGGATGTCGCGGGCGAGGCGCAGAGCCTGGCTGCGGCGCTCAACCATTCCGCCTTCAACGTCGCCAATGCGCTGGGGCCGTGGCTCGGCGGAATGGCGGTTGCGGCCGGCTACGGCTGGACGTCGACCGGTCTTGTCGGCGCCGGACTGGCGCTGACGGGTTTTGCCGTCTGGGTGATCGCGGTGGTGCTGGCGAAGCGTGAGGGCGTCTGA
- the hspQ gene encoding heat shock protein HspQ, which translates to MIKARTAKFQIGQIVRHRVFSFRGVIFDIDPEFNNTEEWWLSIPEDMRPHKDQPFYHLLAENSETEYVAYVSEQNLLPDDSGEPIRHSQVAEIFVKDKSGGYRPRNPSLN; encoded by the coding sequence ATGATCAAAGCGCGCACCGCCAAGTTTCAGATCGGGCAGATCGTCCGTCACCGGGTGTTCTCCTTCCGGGGCGTGATTTTTGATATCGATCCGGAGTTCAACAACACCGAGGAATGGTGGCTGTCGATCCCCGAGGACATGCGGCCCCACAAGGACCAGCCGTTCTATCATCTGCTCGCGGAGAACTCGGAGACCGAGTACGTCGCCTATGTCTCCGAGCAGAACCTGCTGCCGGATGATTCCGGCGAGCCGATCCGGCATTCGCAGGTGGCCGAGATCTTCGTGAAGGACAAGTCGGGCGGCTACCGTCCGCGCAATCCGTCGCTGAACTGA
- a CDS encoding AEC family transporter — protein sequence MIDILNLALPYFGLIFIGYACGKAKGLPESGLAWMNFFLLYVSLPALLFGIMSKTPFAELNNPPFLIATTLGTVIAFFLAMVAGKMMGRLTLREATLAGLSGAYGNIGYMGPGLALAVLGTKAAAPTALIFCCDSIFLFSIVPLLIELTDRDHPSLLHAFGVVLRQIVQNPLIMSAVFGALVAAFHIPLPTALDHTIQFLQNAAAPMALFVLGVTVALRPFKRVPWEVPGVVAIKLLIHPLLAFGLMLLFGPFAQPWAATAVLMASLPPALNVFVIARQNDTWIEPASVAVLIGTFASVVTLTSVMWFIQSGRLVFP from the coding sequence ATGATCGATATCCTCAATCTGGCGTTGCCGTATTTCGGCCTGATCTTCATTGGCTACGCGTGTGGAAAGGCCAAGGGTTTGCCCGAGAGCGGGCTCGCCTGGATGAATTTCTTCCTGCTTTACGTTTCGTTGCCGGCGCTGCTGTTCGGGATCATGTCGAAGACGCCGTTCGCCGAGCTGAACAACCCGCCATTCCTGATCGCCACCACGCTCGGAACCGTGATCGCGTTCTTCCTCGCGATGGTCGCAGGCAAGATGATGGGACGCCTGACGCTGCGCGAGGCCACGCTTGCGGGCCTGTCGGGCGCCTACGGCAATATCGGCTATATGGGTCCGGGACTGGCGCTGGCCGTGCTCGGCACCAAGGCGGCGGCGCCGACCGCGCTGATCTTCTGCTGCGACAGCATCTTCCTGTTCTCGATCGTGCCGCTCCTGATCGAGCTCACCGATCGCGACCATCCCTCGCTGCTGCACGCCTTCGGCGTGGTGCTCAGGCAGATCGTGCAGAACCCGCTGATCATGTCGGCCGTGTTCGGTGCGTTGGTCGCCGCGTTCCACATTCCGCTGCCGACGGCGCTCGACCACACCATCCAGTTCCTGCAAAACGCCGCCGCGCCGATGGCGCTGTTCGTGCTCGGCGTCACCGTGGCGCTGCGTCCGTTCAAGCGGGTGCCGTGGGAGGTCCCGGGCGTGGTTGCGATCAAGCTCCTGATCCATCCGCTGCTGGCGTTCGGACTGATGCTGCTGTTCGGGCCATTCGCGCAGCCCTGGGCGGCGACCGCGGTGCTGATGGCCTCGCTGCCGCCGGCGCTCAACGTGTTCGTGATCGCCCGGCAGAACGACACCTGGATCGAGCCGGCGTCGGTCGCGGTGCTGATCGGCACCTTCGCGTCCGTGGTCACGCTGACCAGCGTGATGTGGTTCATCCAGAGCGGGCGGCTGGTGTTTCCTTAA
- a CDS encoding UbiH/UbiF family hydroxylase codes for MTDSSLDYDVIVIGGGPAGLTAAIALADAGARTALLARRVPYADNRTTALLGASTEVLERLDVWRRCGDSAAALKTMRLVDDTGRVIRAPEVRFSSDEIGREQFGFNIDNRSLVAALEDRAAEIAALTRFDDEAASVQPESAAVTVVTRQGQSLSARLVVGADGRNSMCREAAGIAVTSRELGQSALTFNIRHSRPHNNISTEFHTGHGPCVFVPLSGNRSSVVWVSAPKEAERLMALDDDELSGAAERQSHSILGRVEVQPGRHVFPLAIERPRQFARDRIALVGESAHVLPPIGAQGLNMGLRDAADIAEIVGQALGRGEDPGAPNVLARYHAARRPDVASRTWAIDIANRSLLSDFLGVQTARAAGLHLLGAFGPLRRLAMREGLAPSWRR; via the coding sequence ATGACCGACAGCTCGCTCGATTATGACGTTATCGTAATAGGCGGCGGCCCGGCCGGATTGACGGCCGCGATCGCCCTCGCCGACGCCGGCGCACGGACCGCGCTGTTGGCGCGCCGCGTGCCTTATGCCGACAACCGGACCACCGCGCTGCTCGGCGCCTCGACCGAGGTCCTGGAGCGGCTGGACGTCTGGCGGCGCTGCGGCGATAGCGCGGCGGCACTCAAGACGATGCGCCTGGTCGACGACACCGGGCGAGTGATCCGCGCGCCGGAAGTGCGGTTCTCCTCCGACGAGATCGGCCGCGAGCAGTTCGGCTTCAACATCGACAACCGCTCGCTGGTCGCAGCGCTCGAGGATCGCGCCGCCGAAATCGCCGCGCTGACGCGGTTCGATGACGAGGCAGCGTCGGTCCAGCCGGAGAGTGCCGCGGTCACCGTGGTGACACGGCAGGGCCAGTCCCTTTCGGCCCGGCTGGTGGTCGGAGCCGACGGGCGCAACTCAATGTGCCGCGAGGCCGCCGGGATCGCGGTCACAAGCCGCGAACTCGGGCAATCCGCCCTCACCTTCAACATCAGGCATAGCCGGCCCCACAACAACATCTCGACCGAGTTTCACACCGGGCACGGTCCGTGCGTGTTCGTGCCGCTCAGCGGCAACCGGAGCAGCGTGGTCTGGGTCTCGGCACCCAAGGAGGCCGAACGGCTGATGGCGCTCGACGATGACGAATTGTCTGGCGCGGCGGAGCGGCAATCGCATTCGATTCTCGGCCGCGTCGAGGTGCAGCCCGGACGGCATGTATTTCCGCTGGCGATCGAGCGACCCCGGCAATTCGCCAGGGACCGTATCGCGTTGGTCGGCGAATCCGCCCATGTGCTGCCGCCGATCGGCGCGCAGGGCCTCAACATGGGACTGCGCGACGCGGCCGACATTGCCGAGATCGTGGGCCAGGCGCTCGGCCGCGGCGAGGATCCCGGCGCGCCCAACGTGCTGGCGCGCTATCACGCCGCGCGGCGGCCGGACGTTGCGAGCCGGACCTGGGCGATCGACATCGCCAACCGCTCGCTGCTGAGCGATTTCCTCGGCGTGCAGACGGCGCGCGCCGCCGGCCTGCATTTGCTCGGCGCATTCGGCCCGCTGCGGCGGCTCGCGATGCGCGAGGGGCTCGCGCCGTCATGGCGGCGGTAA
- the pcsA gene encoding phosphatidylcholine synthase produces the protein MEQTGQPDALPERMRTAAFSVHIFTALGAGVALLAMLEAVREHWANMFAWLGVALIIDGIDGPLARRLDVVRLQPNWSGEVLDLVVDFVTYVFVPAYAITASGMLLPLAAPILGIGIVVSSALYFADRRMKADDNHFRGFPALWNAAAFYLFLLHLPPVLSTIVVALLIALTFAPFHVLHPFRVVRLRWLTLWLLAAWAVLAGYALANDFVVGAPVTFGLCIIAAYIVGSDTLIRRMKAFRA, from the coding sequence ATGGAGCAGACCGGCCAGCCTGACGCCTTGCCAGAACGGATGCGGACCGCCGCATTCTCCGTTCATATTTTCACGGCGCTCGGCGCCGGGGTGGCACTGCTGGCGATGCTGGAAGCGGTGCGCGAGCACTGGGCCAACATGTTCGCCTGGCTCGGGGTTGCGCTGATCATCGACGGGATCGACGGCCCGTTGGCGCGCCGGCTCGATGTGGTGCGGCTGCAACCGAACTGGTCGGGCGAGGTGCTCGATCTGGTGGTCGATTTCGTCACCTATGTGTTCGTTCCGGCCTATGCGATCACGGCGAGCGGCATGCTGCTGCCGCTGGCGGCGCCGATCCTCGGCATCGGCATCGTGGTCTCCAGCGCGCTGTATTTCGCCGACCGCCGCATGAAGGCCGACGACAATCATTTCCGCGGCTTCCCGGCGCTGTGGAATGCCGCGGCATTCTATCTGTTCCTGCTGCACCTGCCGCCGGTGCTGTCGACGATCGTGGTCGCGCTGCTGATCGCCTTGACCTTTGCACCGTTCCACGTGCTGCACCCGTTCCGCGTGGTGCGGCTGCGCTGGCTGACGCTGTGGCTGCTCGCCGCCTGGGCGGTGCTTGCCGGATATGCGCTGGCCAACGACTTCGTGGTCGGCGCGCCCGTCACTTTCGGGCTCTGCATCATCGCGGCCTACATTGTCGGCAGCGATACCCTGATCCGCCGGATGAAAGCCTTTAGAGCATGA
- a CDS encoding TerC family protein produces MMELISSPEAWAALLTLTALEIVLGIDNVIFLSVLVSRIPQPQANRARQIGLLLALVFRILLLSILVWLIGLTQPVITIQSVALSWRDIILIGGGLFLIAKATHEIHAEVEVRDAEEKTKPSPNAFFWVIVQIIIVDLVFSLDSIITAIGMAQDLEIMIAAVVIACIVMYVSSGPVARFVAEHPTTKMLALAFLVLIGVALVADGFKFHIPRGYIYFAIAFSAAVEMFNVLARRNRGKVAR; encoded by the coding sequence ATGATGGAATTGATCAGTAGCCCGGAAGCCTGGGCCGCGCTGTTGACGCTGACGGCGCTCGAGATCGTGCTCGGCATCGACAACGTGATCTTCCTGTCGGTGCTGGTGTCACGGATCCCGCAGCCACAGGCCAACCGCGCGCGGCAGATCGGGCTGTTGCTGGCGCTGGTGTTCCGCATCCTGCTTCTCTCGATCCTGGTCTGGCTGATCGGCCTGACCCAACCGGTGATCACCATCCAGAGCGTCGCGCTGTCGTGGCGCGATATCATCCTGATCGGCGGCGGCCTGTTCCTGATCGCCAAGGCGACCCACGAGATCCACGCCGAAGTCGAGGTACGCGACGCCGAGGAGAAGACCAAGCCGAGCCCCAACGCGTTCTTCTGGGTGATCGTGCAGATCATCATCGTCGATCTGGTGTTCTCGCTGGACTCGATCATCACCGCGATCGGCATGGCGCAGGACCTCGAGATCATGATCGCGGCGGTCGTGATCGCCTGCATCGTGATGTACGTGTCGTCGGGACCGGTGGCGCGGTTCGTCGCGGAGCACCCGACCACCAAGATGCTGGCGCTGGCGTTCCTGGTCCTGATCGGCGTGGCGCTGGTGGCCGACGGCTTCAAATTCCACATCCCGCGCGGCTACATCTACTTCGCAATCGCGTTCTCGGCGGCGGTCGAGATGTTCAACGTGCTGGCCCGGCGCAACCGCGGCAAGGTTGCGCGCTAA
- a CDS encoding quinone oxidoreductase: MTKAVRVHQVGGPEVLTYEDVEVGPPGNGEVRIRQHAVGLNFIDVYFRTGLYKAPGLPFIAGNEAAGEVLAVGPGVTNFHPGDRVAYYFNLGGYASERVIPADKLVKLPDHITYEQGAVLMLKGLTVWYLLHKTFKVEQGHRVLIHAAAGGIGLLACQWARALGAHVIGTVGSKAKADLALANGCDHVILYNEENFVERVKQISRGELCDVVYDGVGKTTFPGSLSCLRPRGLFVSFGNASGPVPPFPLAELNNHGSLFATRPKLNDYVGTRKELLEGADTLFAAVINGKLHVPINHAYALKDAAKAHIDLESRATTGAAILRP, encoded by the coding sequence ATGACCAAGGCCGTGCGCGTGCACCAGGTGGGGGGCCCGGAGGTCCTGACCTATGAGGACGTCGAGGTGGGCCCGCCCGGCAATGGCGAGGTCCGCATCCGCCAGCATGCGGTCGGGCTGAACTTCATCGACGTCTATTTCCGCACTGGCCTCTACAAGGCGCCCGGCCTGCCGTTCATCGCCGGCAACGAGGCCGCCGGCGAGGTCCTGGCGGTAGGGCCGGGGGTGACCAACTTCCATCCTGGGGACCGCGTCGCCTATTACTTCAACCTCGGCGGCTACGCCTCCGAGCGCGTCATCCCGGCCGACAAGCTCGTCAAGCTGCCCGACCACATCACCTATGAGCAGGGCGCCGTGCTGATGCTCAAGGGGCTCACGGTCTGGTACCTGCTGCACAAGACCTTCAAGGTCGAGCAGGGCCATCGCGTCTTGATCCACGCCGCGGCCGGCGGCATCGGGCTGCTGGCCTGCCAGTGGGCGCGGGCGCTCGGTGCGCATGTCATCGGCACCGTCGGCTCGAAGGCCAAGGCCGATCTCGCGCTCGCCAATGGCTGCGATCACGTCATCCTCTACAACGAGGAGAACTTCGTCGAGCGCGTCAAGCAGATCAGCCGCGGCGAGCTCTGCGACGTGGTCTATGACGGCGTCGGCAAGACCACCTTCCCAGGATCGCTGTCCTGCCTCAGGCCGCGCGGCCTGTTCGTGTCGTTCGGCAATGCGTCGGGGCCGGTGCCGCCGTTCCCGCTCGCCGAGCTCAACAACCATGGCTCGCTGTTCGCGACACGGCCCAAGCTCAACGACTACGTCGGCACCCGCAAGGAGCTGCTCGAAGGCGCCGACACGCTGTTCGCCGCCGTGATCAACGGCAAGCTGCACGTGCCGATCAACCACGCCTATGCGCTGAAGGATGCGGCAAAGGCGCATATCGATCTGGAGAGCCGGGCGACCACCGGTGCGGCGATTCTCAGGCCGTAA
- a CDS encoding acetylornithine transaminase, whose translation MTNAPHPFDALMDITARPEVVFVRGAGSYLWDDNRNRYLDFVQGWAVNPLGHSPVIVADALAAQARRLLTPSPAFYNEQSLKLAKLLVDNSCFDQVFFANSGAEANEGAIKLARKFGAKYKGGAHEIITFEGGFHGRTLATMSASGKKAFEPLFEPKVSGFRKARLNDIESVRKLISSSTVAVMLEPIQGEAGVWPATDAFLKELRALTQQRGLLLIVDEIQTGIGRTGKLFGYEHAEIAPDIMTLGKGIGGGVPLAALLATDHASCFDHGDQGGTFNGNPLMCAAGLAVLDQVSRPEFLKSVVDAGLLLERELQRLSARHGLGEIRGRGLLLALDLKMPIGAAIVAEAFAAGVLINSPQPDTLRFMPALNVTREEISAVVDCLDTVLTKVGAARRVA comes from the coding sequence ATGACCAATGCTCCCCATCCGTTCGACGCGCTGATGGACATCACCGCCCGCCCCGAGGTCGTGTTCGTGCGCGGCGCCGGCTCGTATTTGTGGGACGACAACCGCAACCGCTATCTCGATTTCGTGCAGGGTTGGGCCGTGAACCCACTCGGCCATTCGCCCGTCATCGTCGCCGATGCGCTGGCGGCCCAGGCCCGGCGGCTGCTCACCCCGAGCCCGGCCTTCTACAACGAGCAGAGCCTGAAACTGGCAAAACTGTTGGTCGACAACAGTTGCTTCGATCAGGTGTTCTTCGCCAATTCCGGCGCGGAAGCCAACGAGGGCGCGATCAAGCTCGCGCGCAAATTTGGTGCCAAGTACAAGGGTGGCGCGCACGAGATCATTACCTTCGAAGGCGGCTTCCACGGCCGGACGCTCGCGACCATGTCGGCCTCGGGCAAGAAGGCATTCGAGCCGCTGTTCGAGCCGAAGGTCTCGGGCTTCCGGAAAGCGCGGCTGAACGACATCGAGTCGGTGCGGAAGTTGATCTCGTCGTCGACGGTCGCGGTCATGCTGGAGCCGATCCAGGGTGAGGCCGGCGTCTGGCCCGCGACGGACGCGTTCCTGAAGGAGTTGCGCGCACTGACCCAGCAGCGTGGCCTGCTGCTGATCGTCGACGAGATCCAGACCGGCATCGGCCGGACCGGCAAGCTGTTCGGCTATGAGCATGCCGAGATCGCGCCCGACATCATGACGCTCGGCAAGGGCATCGGCGGCGGCGTGCCGCTCGCGGCCCTGCTCGCGACCGACCACGCCTCGTGCTTCGACCACGGCGATCAGGGTGGCACCTTCAACGGCAATCCGCTGATGTGCGCCGCCGGACTCGCCGTGCTCGATCAGGTCAGCCGGCCCGAATTCCTGAAATCGGTGGTCGACGCAGGCCTGCTGCTCGAGCGCGAATTGCAGCGGCTGTCGGCGCGGCATGGACTCGGCGAGATCAGAGGCCGCGGCCTGCTGCTCGCGCTCGATCTCAAGATGCCGATCGGCGCCGCCATCGTCGCCGAAGCGTTCGCAGCCGGCGTGCTGATCAACTCGCCGCAGCCGGACACGCTGCGCTTCATGCCGGCGCTCAATGTCACGCGGGAGGAGATATCCGCTGTCGTCGACTGCCTGGATACGGTGCTGACCAAGGTCGGCGCAGCAAGGCGGGTGGCGTAA
- a CDS encoding MAPEG family protein codes for MNSLEIVRPAIVLALFTLAILLLMGIRRGLSKETTADDYRLGESHRVPPAVSVINRNYMNLLESPVLFYTASLLILILQRSDTVFVRLAWAYVALRIVHSAVHLTYNSVLHRLLIFVASNVVLVVMWLRILFMTW; via the coding sequence ATGAACAGTCTCGAGATCGTCAGGCCCGCGATCGTGTTGGCGTTGTTCACGCTGGCGATCTTGCTTCTGATGGGGATCAGGAGGGGCTTGTCCAAGGAAACAACCGCCGACGACTACCGGCTCGGCGAATCGCATCGGGTTCCGCCTGCGGTCAGCGTCATCAACCGCAACTACATGAACCTGCTGGAATCGCCGGTACTGTTCTACACGGCCAGTCTCCTGATCCTCATCCTCCAGAGGTCCGACACTGTTTTTGTGAGACTGGCCTGGGCCTATGTTGCGCTGCGTATCGTTCACAGCGCCGTCCACCTGACGTATAACAGCGTACTTCACCGGCTGCTGATTTTCGTAGCGAGCAATGTCGTGCTCGTCGTCATGTGGCTGCGCATCCTGTTCATGACCTGGTGA
- the rimO gene encoding 30S ribosomal protein S12 methylthiotransferase RimO, with protein MQEAAAPKVSFVSLGCPKALVDSERIITRLRAEGYELARKHDGADIVIVNTCGFLDSAKQESLAAIGEAMAENGKVIVTGCMGAEPEQIESAYPGVLSITGPQQYESVLDAVHRALPPAHNPHIDLVPPQGVKLTPRHYAYLKISEGCNNRCSFCIIPKLRGDLVSRPANDVLREAEKLVKAGVKELLVISQDTSAYGVDLKYAESPWQDRSVRAKFYDLAKELGELGAWVRLQYVYPYPHVDEVIGLMTEGKVLPYLDIPFQHASPDVLRAMKRPAAQEKTLARIQKWREQCPELTLRSTFIVGFPGETDADFAYLLDWLDEAGIDRLGCFKYEPVAGATSNSIPNAVPDEVKQERWNALMARQQKISARRLKRKVGTRQQVIIDEVGPTVAKGRSKADAPDIDGAVYLTSRRPLKVGEIVTAKIERSDEYDLHGTVAGF; from the coding sequence ATGCAAGAGGCCGCCGCGCCGAAAGTGAGCTTCGTGTCCTTGGGATGCCCCAAGGCGCTGGTCGATTCCGAGCGCATCATCACCCGGCTGCGCGCGGAGGGCTATGAGCTCGCGCGCAAGCACGACGGCGCCGACATCGTCATCGTCAACACCTGCGGCTTCCTCGACAGCGCCAAGCAGGAATCGCTCGCTGCGATTGGCGAAGCCATGGCCGAAAACGGCAAGGTCATCGTCACCGGCTGCATGGGCGCCGAGCCGGAGCAAATCGAAAGCGCCTATCCGGGCGTGCTGTCCATCACCGGGCCGCAGCAATATGAGAGCGTGCTGGACGCCGTGCACCGCGCGCTGCCGCCGGCGCACAATCCGCACATCGACCTGGTGCCGCCGCAGGGCGTCAAGCTGACGCCGCGCCACTACGCCTATTTGAAGATTTCCGAGGGCTGCAACAACCGTTGCAGCTTCTGTATCATCCCGAAGCTGCGCGGCGACCTGGTGTCGCGGCCGGCCAACGACGTGCTGCGCGAAGCCGAGAAGCTGGTGAAGGCCGGCGTCAAGGAATTGCTCGTCATCTCGCAGGACACGTCGGCCTATGGCGTCGACCTGAAATATGCCGAGAGCCCCTGGCAGGATCGCAGCGTCCGCGCCAAGTTCTACGATCTGGCAAAAGAGCTCGGCGAGCTCGGCGCCTGGGTGCGGCTGCAATACGTCTACCCCTACCCGCATGTCGATGAGGTCATTGGGCTGATGACCGAAGGCAAGGTGCTGCCCTATCTCGACATCCCGTTCCAGCATGCGAGCCCAGACGTGCTGCGCGCGATGAAGCGCCCGGCCGCGCAGGAGAAGACGCTGGCGCGGATCCAGAAATGGCGCGAGCAATGCCCCGAGCTGACGCTGCGCTCGACCTTCATCGTCGGCTTCCCCGGCGAGACCGATGCCGATTTCGCCTATCTGCTCGACTGGCTCGATGAAGCCGGGATCGACCGTCTCGGCTGCTTCAAATATGAGCCGGTGGCCGGCGCGACGTCGAACTCGATTCCCAATGCCGTGCCGGACGAGGTCAAGCAGGAGCGCTGGAATGCGCTGATGGCACGGCAGCAGAAGATTTCGGCCCGCCGCCTCAAGCGCAAGGTCGGCACCCGCCAGCAGGTGATCATCGACGAGGTCGGACCGACCGTGGCCAAGGGCCGGTCAAAGGCCGACGCGCCTGACATCGACGGCGCCGTCTATCTGACCAGCCGCCGCCCGCTCAAGGTCGGCGAGATCGTCACCGCCAAGATCGAGCGCTCCGACGAATACGATCTGCACGGGACCGTCGCCGGATTCTGA
- a CDS encoding ANTAR domain-containing response regulator, which yields MSAESSPKIVIVDESPIRAAILEEGLREAGYTDVVHISEMQSLLSRIYALDPEIIVIDLENPSRDVLEQMFQVSRAVRRPIAMFVDQSDAASIQASVEAGVSAYIVDGLKKERIKPILDLCVSRFNAFSKLQDELDRTKHALEERKVIDRAKGILMKVKGLTEEEAYVLMRSTAMREKKKIGEIAQSILTASELLK from the coding sequence ATGAGCGCTGAGTCGTCTCCCAAAATCGTCATAGTCGACGAGAGCCCGATCCGTGCGGCCATCCTGGAGGAGGGACTGCGGGAGGCTGGCTACACGGACGTGGTCCATATCAGCGAGATGCAGAGCCTGCTGTCGCGGATCTATGCGCTCGACCCCGAGATCATCGTGATCGACCTCGAGAACCCCAGCCGCGACGTGCTGGAACAAATGTTCCAGGTCAGCCGGGCGGTCCGCCGGCCGATCGCGATGTTCGTCGACCAGAGCGACGCCGCATCGATCCAGGCATCTGTGGAGGCCGGTGTTTCCGCCTACATCGTCGACGGTCTCAAGAAGGAGCGCATCAAGCCGATCCTCGATCTCTGCGTCTCCCGCTTCAATGCGTTCTCCAAGCTGCAGGACGAGCTCGACCGCACCAAGCACGCGCTGGAGGAGCGCAAGGTGATCGACCGCGCCAAGGGCATCCTGATGAAGGTCAAGGGGCTGACCGAGGAGGAGGCCTATGTGCTGATGCGTTCGACCGCGATGCGCGAGAAGAAGAAAATCGGGGAGATCGCGCAATCGATCCTGACGGCGTCGGAGCTGCTGAAATGA